In one Gammaproteobacteria bacterium genomic region, the following are encoded:
- a CDS encoding tetratricopeptide repeat protein, with amino-acid sequence MNAPRIMVMMLSTTLTACATIDEQGTLAQLRGVNADLSDIQIEGGIEKAMQGYQRFLEQTPETAMTPEAIRRLADLKIERQNAQLDKLPAPVAAKPKAPAQSEPVGKKQSNPGKQVIASVKGETDEEFEKRTTAAQEIESSVKDAAPLPDGSSADMNNVDATEAIALYKQLLERFPMYERNDQVLYQMSRAYEEMGEVEEAMKIMNRIVKEYPGSRYLDEVQFRRAEYYFTRKKFLDAEDAYKAIVKIGSNSFYYDIALYKTGWTYYKQEMYEEALTYFMSLLDHKVSIGYDFEQAEDKIEKKRIDDTYRVISLSFSNLSGANSIVGYFSKVGRKPYEVGIYSNLAEHYFVKRRYYDAAQTYNAFVERNPLHKVSPHFHMRVVEIYKVGKFPKLVVEAKRSFASAYGVKSEYWKHFDINSYPEVVAHVQTNLKDLAVHYHALYRDPNFRSQQQEHYAEAARWYREYIESFPRDGTTPGLHYQLAELLLQGKEFSKAAFEYERVAYNYPEHEKSSSAGYAAVYSFRESLKIAQMAEVPIAKQEVIRSSLKFADAFPKHEKAVIVLAAVGEDLFEMKDYKLAISTSRKLVENYPSAEKNLVRGAWMIVAHSSYEIALYKDAEVAYAQTIGLTEVTHKDHEGLVNNLAASIYKQGEEANKVEDYKSAVDHFLRIAAVAPRSTVRKTAEFDAAAVLIKINDWNRAASVLVAFRQSYSTDVQMVHEATKKLAVVYREAERYSDAGPEFERIAVDTKESEVRREALILAGDMYEKAEKHKLALNVYQRYVDLFPKPLEFALETRYKMAELYRSWDNDRQYRLELKRVISIDSTAGAERTDRTRYLAAKASLVLVQPEYDSFAAIKLTKPFKKNLKRKKDTMKSVIADFNDLVKYKVGDVTAAATYYLAEIYYNFSRSLIESERPGGLSDVEKEEYELAIEEQAFPFEEKAIGVHKKNLELISIGVYSNWIDKSLDRLGKLMPARYAKFEESTGFMASMDSFKYNFVASAIEQKPQAPVPAVQPDTKPGADAAGATPDQTSSAQLDKDTAVIATAGGQEQ; translated from the coding sequence ATGAATGCACCTCGCATAATGGTTATGATGCTATCGACGACACTGACAGCCTGCGCCACCATTGATGAACAGGGCACATTGGCCCAGCTTCGCGGTGTCAACGCAGACCTCAGTGATATCCAGATTGAAGGTGGTATCGAGAAAGCCATGCAGGGTTACCAGCGCTTTCTGGAGCAAACACCGGAAACCGCCATGACGCCGGAAGCCATTCGTCGCCTTGCTGATCTCAAGATTGAGCGCCAGAACGCCCAGTTGGACAAGTTGCCGGCCCCGGTTGCGGCAAAACCAAAAGCGCCGGCGCAGTCGGAGCCGGTCGGGAAAAAGCAGTCCAACCCGGGCAAGCAGGTTATCGCCAGCGTCAAGGGTGAGACTGACGAGGAGTTTGAAAAGCGTACGACAGCGGCCCAGGAGATCGAGTCGAGCGTGAAGGATGCGGCGCCGTTGCCAGATGGCTCATCCGCGGACATGAACAACGTTGATGCTACCGAGGCCATTGCGTTGTACAAGCAATTGCTTGAACGATTCCCGATGTACGAACGCAATGACCAGGTGTTGTACCAGATGTCTCGAGCCTATGAGGAAATGGGTGAAGTAGAAGAGGCAATGAAGATCATGAATCGCATCGTCAAGGAATACCCTGGTTCACGTTACCTGGACGAGGTGCAGTTCCGTCGGGCCGAATATTATTTCACTCGCAAGAAATTTCTTGATGCCGAGGATGCCTACAAGGCTATTGTCAAGATTGGTTCAAACTCGTTCTATTATGACATCGCCCTGTATAAAACAGGCTGGACATACTACAAGCAGGAAATGTATGAAGAAGCGTTGACCTATTTCATGTCATTGCTTGATCACAAGGTTTCCATTGGTTATGACTTCGAACAGGCCGAGGACAAGATTGAGAAGAAGCGTATAGATGACACCTATCGTGTTATCAGTCTGAGCTTCTCCAATCTTTCCGGTGCAAACTCCATTGTTGGCTATTTCAGCAAGGTCGGGCGCAAGCCTTACGAGGTTGGTATTTACAGCAACCTGGCAGAGCACTATTTTGTCAAACGTCGATACTATGATGCTGCCCAGACCTACAATGCGTTCGTCGAGCGCAATCCGCTGCACAAGGTATCACCGCATTTTCATATGCGCGTGGTGGAAATCTACAAGGTTGGCAAGTTCCCGAAACTGGTTGTCGAGGCCAAGCGCAGTTTTGCCAGTGCCTACGGCGTGAAATCGGAATACTGGAAACATTTCGATATCAACTCCTACCCGGAAGTCGTGGCGCACGTGCAGACCAACCTGAAGGATCTTGCCGTTCATTACCATGCGCTTTACCGGGATCCCAATTTCAGATCACAACAGCAGGAGCACTATGCCGAGGCGGCGCGCTGGTATCGTGAATATATTGAATCGTTCCCGCGTGACGGCACGACGCCCGGCCTGCATTACCAGCTGGCGGAACTGTTGCTGCAGGGCAAGGAGTTCAGCAAGGCGGCATTTGAGTATGAGCGCGTAGCCTATAATTACCCGGAACATGAGAAGTCATCTTCCGCCGGCTATGCAGCGGTATATTCCTTCCGCGAGAGCCTGAAAATTGCACAGATGGCGGAAGTGCCGATTGCCAAGCAGGAGGTCATTCGCAGTTCACTGAAGTTTGCCGATGCGTTCCCGAAACATGAAAAGGCCGTGATTGTACTGGCTGCGGTCGGTGAAGACCTGTTCGAAATGAAAGACTACAAGCTGGCTATCTCGACATCGCGCAAGCTGGTGGAAAACTATCCGTCTGCCGAGAAGAATCTTGTTCGTGGTGCCTGGATGATTGTGGCGCATTCTTCTTACGAGATTGCGTTATACAAGGATGCAGAGGTGGCCTATGCACAAACCATCGGCCTGACCGAGGTGACCCACAAGGATCACGAGGGCCTGGTCAACAACCTGGCGGCTTCGATCTACAAGCAGGGAGAAGAAGCCAACAAGGTAGAGGACTACAAGTCAGCAGTCGATCATTTCCTGCGCATTGCCGCGGTGGCGCCACGTTCGACAGTTCGCAAGACTGCCGAGTTTGATGCAGCCGCCGTACTGATCAAGATTAACGACTGGAACCGTGCCGCGTCCGTGCTTGTTGCATTCCGCCAGAGCTATTCAACCGATGTCCAGATGGTGCATGAAGCCACCAAGAAGCTGGCGGTGGTATACCGGGAAGCCGAGCGCTACAGCGATGCCGGTCCCGAGTTTGAGCGTATTGCCGTGGATACCAAGGAAAGCGAAGTGCGCCGGGAGGCCTTGATTCTTGCCGGCGATATGTATGAAAAGGCTGAAAAACACAAGCTGGCGCTGAATGTTTACCAGCGCTACGTGGACCTGTTTCCAAAACCGCTGGAGTTTGCCCTTGAGACCCGTTACAAGATGGCGGAGTTGTACCGGTCATGGGACAATGACAGGCAATATCGCCTGGAGTTGAAACGCGTGATTTCCATAGATTCCACCGCCGGAGCCGAGCGCACCGATCGCACGCGCTACCTGGCGGCGAAGGCATCACTGGTACTGGTTCAGCCGGAGTATGACAGCTTTGCGGCGATCAAGCTGACCAAGCCGTTCAAGAAGAACCTGAAGCGCAAGAAAGACACAATGAAGTCCGTCATTGCTGATTTTAATGACCTGGTCAAATACAAGGTTGGTGATGTCACCGCGGCGGCGACCTATTACCTGGCCGAGATCTATTACAATTTCAGCCGGTCGCTGATTGAATCCGAGCGGCCTGGCGGCCTAAGTGATGTTGAGAAGGAAGAGTACGAACTGGCCATCGAGGAGCAGGCGTTTCCGTTTGAAGAGAAAGCGATAGGTGTTCACAAGAAGAATCTCGAGTTGATATCTATTGGTGTGTACAGCAACTGGATTGACAAGAGTCTTGATCGCCTGGGCAAGCTGATGCCCGCACGTTACGCCAAGTTTGAGGAAAGTACGGGTTTCATGGCATCGATGGATTCGTTCAAATACAATTTTGTCGCTTCTGCCATTGAA
- a CDS encoding ATP-binding protein, which translates to MAEQYKFIREPIIGTALLLFVSLTSLVGFSLYWNIDNLYKEKVLLAIESARTNWNKDQAFRGWATRHGGLYVKPDKRTPPSPYLAHLPDRDVVTTTGQKLTLMNPAYMMSQMTREYEETYGVKGRITGKVQLNPANSPDAWEWDALTKFENGVDEVIEQSFIEGMPFVRLMKPMYMKPGCVKCHGHLGFEDGDLRGGVSVSIPLRPYYVAADATRYSMQVTHGMVWAFGVIALVFYVWMIRRRESGRRALEAQITQQNIVLAHARDEALRSSQAKSEFLSLMSHELRTPLNAILGNGQLLELDAENLSENQMDGVKDILGAGRHLLNLVNEVLDLARIESGKMEVNMEPVPVAPVIEQCISLIKKQASERDISVTNNMDGSDYSVVADMNRFKQVMLNLLSNAVKYNKQGGSIFIDVNSVGKNSLRVSVTDTGRGLTEEQMGRLFTSFDRLGVDDIQEGTGIGLVISKRLVELMAGSIDVQSTAGSGSVFSVELKKTES; encoded by the coding sequence ATGGCAGAACAATACAAATTTATTCGTGAGCCCATCATTGGCACGGCCTTGCTGCTGTTTGTCAGCCTGACGTCTTTGGTTGGATTCTCCTTGTATTGGAATATTGACAATCTGTACAAGGAAAAGGTGTTGTTGGCGATTGAATCGGCTCGTACAAACTGGAACAAGGATCAGGCATTTCGGGGCTGGGCTACCAGGCATGGCGGGTTGTATGTGAAACCTGACAAGCGTACACCGCCAAGCCCTTATCTTGCGCACTTGCCAGACCGTGACGTGGTGACAACAACGGGTCAGAAGCTCACGCTGATGAACCCGGCATACATGATGAGCCAGATGACGCGTGAATACGAGGAGACTTACGGGGTTAAAGGTCGCATTACCGGAAAAGTCCAGTTAAACCCGGCAAATTCTCCCGATGCATGGGAATGGGATGCGCTGACAAAATTTGAAAATGGAGTAGACGAGGTCATAGAGCAATCGTTTATAGAGGGCATGCCATTTGTCAGGTTGATGAAGCCCATGTATATGAAGCCAGGTTGCGTGAAATGTCACGGTCATCTCGGTTTCGAGGATGGCGATCTGCGAGGCGGCGTGAGCGTATCCATTCCGTTGCGTCCTTATTATGTTGCGGCAGATGCAACCCGCTATTCGATGCAGGTGACACATGGCATGGTTTGGGCATTTGGCGTTATTGCGCTGGTATTTTATGTCTGGATGATCCGGCGCCGGGAATCGGGACGACGCGCTCTGGAAGCCCAGATTACGCAACAGAATATTGTTCTTGCCCATGCGCGCGACGAGGCGCTTCGTTCAAGCCAGGCTAAATCGGAATTCCTGTCTCTTATGAGCCATGAATTGCGTACACCGTTAAACGCGATCCTGGGTAACGGCCAGTTGCTTGAGCTGGATGCGGAAAATCTGAGCGAGAACCAGATGGATGGCGTTAAGGATATTCTGGGTGCCGGCAGGCACCTGTTGAATCTTGTGAACGAAGTGCTGGATCTTGCCAGGATCGAGTCCGGAAAGATGGAGGTCAACATGGAACCGGTTCCGGTTGCGCCGGTGATCGAGCAATGTATATCGCTCATCAAGAAACAGGCGTCGGAACGCGATATTAGTGTCACCAACAACATGGATGGCTCTGATTACAGCGTTGTTGCGGACATGAATCGGTTCAAGCAGGTTATGCTCAACCTGTTATCCAATGCGGTCAAGTACAACAAGCAGGGCGGCAGTATCTTTATTGACGTCAACAGTGTCGGCAAGAACAGCCTTCGAGTTAGTGTTACCGATACAGGTCGTGGATTGACCGAAGAGCAAATGGGCAGACTGTTTACATCCTTCGATAGACTGGGAGTGGATGATATTCAGGAAGGTACGGGTATCGGGCTTGTGATATCAAAGCGCCTGGTTGAACTTATGGCGGGCAGCATTGATGTTCAGAGCACGGCAGGAAGCGGCAGCGTGTTCTCTGTCGAGCTGAAGAAAACTGAATCCTGA
- a CDS encoding aspartate/glutamate racemase family protein — protein MKTIGLLGGMSWESTATYYRLINEAVKQRLGGFHSAKIILNSIDFDEIEQLQRQGDWAAMATILANAARSIEAGGADFLLICTNTMHKVADEVAQAVSIPLVHIADATAERLAQDGIRKVGLLGTRFTMEQDFYKSRISDRYGIDVVIPGDRQRQLVHDVIYNELCMGSINQASREDFIAIIDELGGNGAEAVILGCTEIAMLVEQQHTTIPLYDTTAIHAERAVDCAFN, from the coding sequence ATGAAAACCATAGGCCTTCTTGGCGGCATGAGCTGGGAATCCACGGCGACCTACTACCGCCTGATCAATGAAGCTGTCAAGCAGCGGCTGGGTGGCTTTCATTCTGCAAAAATTATTCTTAATAGCATCGACTTCGATGAAATCGAACAATTACAACGACAGGGCGACTGGGCTGCTATGGCAACCATCCTGGCAAATGCGGCCAGGTCGATCGAGGCGGGTGGTGCAGATTTCCTGCTGATCTGTACCAATACCATGCATAAGGTGGCCGACGAGGTGGCGCAGGCTGTTTCCATTCCGCTGGTACACATAGCCGATGCTACCGCTGAAAGACTTGCGCAAGACGGGATCAGGAAGGTTGGCTTGCTTGGCACACGATTTACCATGGAACAGGACTTTTATAAATCGCGCATCTCGGATCGGTATGGTATCGACGTGGTGATTCCCGGGGACAGGCAAAGACAGCTGGTGCACGACGTGATTTACAACGAGCTTTGCATGGGTAGTATTAACCAGGCCTCACGGGAAGATTTTATAGCAATAATTGATGAGCTGGGCGGTAACGGCGCCGAGGCGGTCATACTGGGCTGCACCGAAATCGCCATGCTTGTTGAGCAGCAGCACACTACGATTCCTCTCTACGATACTACGGCAATTCATGCCGAGCGCGCGGTGGATTGTGCATTTAACTGA
- a CDS encoding GNAT family N-acetyltransferase: MYRVKFTALGRNIEQAWGWDDESWAKYYQFGKVPPDVYIIIADDADIGWIALKRSDDSICITGIVLLPEFQGNGIGTRVIGGILHEARASSAVVRLEVFKTNPAVGFYKRLGFGVTGETETHFRMKVFS, from the coding sequence ATGTATCGGGTCAAGTTTACCGCGCTTGGGAGGAACATCGAGCAAGCGTGGGGGTGGGACGATGAGTCCTGGGCGAAGTATTATCAATTTGGAAAAGTCCCACCGGACGTTTATATCATTATCGCAGATGATGCGGATATCGGCTGGATAGCACTGAAGCGATCAGATGATTCGATTTGCATTACCGGCATTGTGTTGTTGCCGGAGTTTCAGGGTAATGGCATCGGAACCCGGGTTATTGGCGGAATACTGCATGAAGCCAGAGCAAGTAGTGCTGTAGTTCGGCTGGAGGTATTCAAGACAAACCCGGCCGTTGGGTTTTACAAGAGGCTGGGTTTTGGCGTTACCGGTGAGACGGAGACGCATTTTCGTATGAAGGTATTTTCGTAA
- the bioA gene encoding adenosylmethionine--8-amino-7-oxononanoate transaminase: MSKIDQILAADRQHIWHPYSAMNSDMPLYPVESASGVRIRLADGRELIDGMASWWCAIHGYNNELMNAALEQQLGKMSHVMFGGFTHEPAIGLAQRLVELTPASLETVFFSDSGSVSVEVAMKMAIQYWHSRGQIKKQRFISLHKGYHGDTFGAMSVCDPVTGMHRLFAGVLPEQIFVDQPRCRFGERCKDSDIAGLEHALATHSDEVAAVILEPIVQGAGGMWFYSAEYLERARELCDEYGALLIADEIATGFGRSGKLFACEHAEISPDIMCVGKALTGGYMTLAATIATREVANTIDQGEPGVFMHGPTFMANPLACTAALTSIDILLSSPWQTNINRIEAGLKQGLAPARELDIVEDVRVLGAIGVVELKHAVDMKAMVPAFVEAGVWVRPFGRLVYLMPPYIISNEDLGYLAAALVKVVANR; the protein is encoded by the coding sequence ATGAGCAAGATTGATCAGATATTAGCCGCCGATCGCCAGCACATCTGGCATCCCTACAGTGCCATGAATTCGGATATGCCCTTGTACCCGGTAGAGTCTGCCAGTGGTGTGCGCATACGCCTGGCGGATGGTCGCGAACTCATTGATGGTATGGCGTCCTGGTGGTGCGCCATTCACGGCTACAACAACGAGCTGATGAACGCGGCGCTGGAACAGCAACTGGGCAAGATGTCCCATGTCATGTTTGGTGGCTTTACCCATGAACCTGCTATCGGGCTGGCGCAGCGCCTGGTGGAGTTGACGCCTGCCTCGCTGGAGACCGTGTTCTTTTCCGACTCCGGTTCGGTATCGGTGGAAGTGGCCATGAAGATGGCCATCCAGTACTGGCACAGTCGTGGCCAGATCAAAAAGCAACGTTTCATCAGTCTGCACAAGGGCTATCACGGCGACACCTTTGGTGCCATGTCCGTATGCGACCCCGTTACCGGAATGCATCGATTGTTCGCTGGCGTCTTGCCCGAGCAGATTTTTGTGGATCAGCCCCGCTGCCGTTTTGGTGAGCGCTGCAAGGATAGCGATATTGCCGGTCTCGAGCATGCCTTGGCCACACATTCTGACGAAGTCGCGGCGGTTATTCTTGAGCCCATCGTCCAGGGTGCCGGTGGCATGTGGTTTTACTCGGCAGAGTATCTCGAGCGCGCCCGTGAATTATGTGATGAATACGGGGCGCTGTTAATTGCTGATGAAATCGCTACGGGCTTTGGCCGTAGCGGCAAACTGTTTGCCTGTGAACATGCCGAGATCAGCCCGGATATCATGTGTGTCGGCAAGGCGTTGACCGGGGGCTACATGACCCTGGCAGCCACTATAGCCACGCGCGAAGTTGCCAATACCATCGACCAGGGTGAGCCGGGTGTATTCATGCACGGACCGACGTTCATGGCCAACCCGTTGGCGTGTACCGCGGCACTGACCAGTATAGATATTCTGTTATCATCGCCCTGGCAGACGAATATCAACCGTATCGAAGCAGGTCTGAAGCAGGGCCTTGCGCCGGCACGCGAGCTCGATATTGTTGAAGATGTGCGTGTACTGGGTGCTATCGGTGTGGTCGAGCTCAAGCATGCAGTGGATATGAAGGCCATGGTGCCGGCTTTTGTCGAAGCCGGTGTCTGGGTGCGACCCTTCGGTCGCCTGGTCTACCTGATGCCGCCCTATATAATAAGTAACGAAGACCTTGGCTACCTGGCTGCCGCCCTGGTCAAGGTAGTGGCAAACCGGTGA
- a CDS encoding NAD(P)/FAD-dependent oxidoreductase, whose protein sequence is MNQFSRRQFIRLLGAAGVAGAGSNLISCTKGAPRVVIVGGGFGGATCAKYIKKFNSGIDVTLIEPAKRFVTCPFSNAVLGGLLPGMSDISHGYEAQAARGVRVMHDMVTEVDAVKHKVKLQGGQTLDYDKLIVSPGIDFRWDAVVGHSAEVAEQIPHAWQAGTQTEILKKQLHDMDDGGVVIIAPPGNPFRCPPGPYERASLIAHYLKNNKPKSKILILDSKDKFSKQPLFMQGWEALYPGMIEWVSAEKGGRIERVDAAEGTLHNDQGQSFKGDVINLIPHQKAAPLAFAAGLTDDSGWCPVDQRTFESKIHKDVYVLGDACIAGKMPKSGFAANSQGKVTAAAVVSALGKTPMPEPSYVNTCYSLISPDYGISVAAVYRLNEKGIYAVEGSGGVSPKDVDADFRAREADYARGWYSSITHDAFA, encoded by the coding sequence ATGAACCAGTTTTCCAGAAGGCAATTCATTCGTCTCCTCGGTGCCGCCGGTGTGGCCGGTGCCGGCAGCAACCTGATTTCATGCACCAAGGGTGCACCCAGGGTGGTGATTGTAGGTGGCGGTTTTGGTGGCGCGACATGCGCCAAGTACATCAAGAAGTTTAATTCCGGAATTGATGTGACCCTGATCGAACCGGCGAAACGGTTTGTTACCTGTCCGTTCAGTAACGCCGTACTCGGCGGCTTGTTGCCCGGCATGAGTGACATAAGTCACGGTTACGAAGCACAAGCTGCACGCGGTGTTCGTGTCATGCATGATATGGTTACAGAGGTAGACGCGGTCAAACACAAGGTCAAGCTGCAGGGCGGGCAAACCCTGGATTATGACAAGCTGATCGTATCGCCCGGTATCGATTTTCGTTGGGATGCGGTTGTTGGCCACAGCGCAGAAGTGGCTGAACAAATTCCGCATGCCTGGCAGGCCGGGACGCAAACGGAAATTCTGAAGAAGCAGTTGCACGATATGGATGATGGTGGCGTGGTGATTATTGCGCCGCCGGGCAACCCGTTCCGTTGCCCGCCCGGACCTTACGAGCGGGCCAGCCTGATTGCTCATTACCTGAAGAATAACAAGCCCAAATCCAAAATCCTGATCCTGGACAGCAAGGACAAGTTCTCCAAGCAGCCGCTGTTTATGCAGGGCTGGGAAGCCTTGTACCCCGGCATGATCGAATGGGTGTCAGCAGAAAAAGGCGGTCGCATTGAGCGCGTCGATGCGGCTGAGGGTACGTTGCACAACGACCAGGGGCAAAGCTTCAAAGGTGATGTCATCAACCTGATTCCACATCAAAAGGCAGCGCCGCTCGCATTTGCTGCCGGGTTGACCGATGATTCCGGTTGGTGTCCGGTAGACCAGCGCACCTTTGAATCAAAGATTCACAAGGATGTTTACGTTCTGGGCGACGCCTGCATTGCCGGCAAGATGCCCAAGTCCGGCTTTGCAGCAAATAGCCAGGGCAAGGTAACCGCCGCGGCTGTTGTCAGTGCGCTCGGCAAGACACCGATGCCAGAGCCTTCCTACGTGAACACCTGCTACAGCCTGATCAGTCCGGATTACGGAATATCCGTTGCCGCTGTCTATCGTCTGAACGAAAAGGGGATCTATGCGGTCGAGGGTTCGGGTGGTGTCAGCCCGAAGGATGTCGATGCAGATTTCCGGGCCAGGGAAGCCGATTATGCCCGCGGCTGGTACAGCAGTATTACACATGATGCATTCGCCTGA